The genome window CCACAGCGACGCCTGAACTGAGCGGCACACCGGCGGCAGGCACACCCCAGCCCTCACCTACCGGAGCCGTTGGCTTGACTCCCCTGCCTACCAATACACTTGCCGCGCCGCCTGCCCAAACCACCGGTGATAAAGCCGAGTGGGTCTCACAATCTCCCACTGACGGCACGCAAATCAAAAAAGGCGAGAAATTTCTGGTCAAGTATGTGTTGAAGAACATCGGAACAACGACCTGGTCGACCAAATACACTTTCCGGTACTATGCCGGAGATAAGATGGGCAGTCCCAACGATCTCAATCTGACCAAAGAAGTCAAGCCCAAAGATACGGTGGAGATCGTCTTTGAATTAACCGCGCCAGATAAAACAGGCAAGACGAACACTATCTGGGTGCTGACAAACGATCAGGGTATTAACTTCTACTCGGTGTTCCTGTCCATCGAAGTTGTTGAGTAAAATTTGAGAAATGCGTTCTAAAAAGCGCTCCCCGATGGGGGAGCGCTTTTTTGTTATACTGAAGGCATGAGCCTGGAAACTCAAATCAAGCAATTTTTCTACGAGCGTGGAGCAAACGGCGTGGGAATAACCCATCTGGAATCCCCGCCCCATTATCCGCAATACCTGCAGTGGGTAGAAGCGGGCTTGCACGGCTCGATG of Anaerolinea thermophila UNI-1 contains these proteins:
- a CDS encoding NBR1-Ig-like domain-containing protein; translation: MLKKQIFAGIAVLLLATAGLVACQQATPAAPTLDANAVYTQAAQTVAAGIAQTEAAKPSPTPLPPTFTPTPTMIQPTATPELSGTPAAGTPQPSPTGAVGLTPLPTNTLAAPPAQTTGDKAEWVSQSPTDGTQIKKGEKFLVKYVLKNIGTTTWSTKYTFRYYAGDKMGSPNDLNLTKEVKPKDTVEIVFELTAPDKTGKTNTIWVLTNDQGINFYSVFLSIEVVE